The following are from one region of the Arcobacter defluvii genome:
- a CDS encoding helix-turn-helix domain-containing protein, whose protein sequence is MATRQAHARKMTNQRIKKTKEKIFSCIKGMFAFEYQDSKGNWLISKIAKDTGTSRTTVYKYLKEIK, encoded by the coding sequence ATGGCAACAAGACAAGCTCACGCAAGGAAAATGACGAATCAAAGAATTAAAAAAACAAAAGAAAAGATATTTAGCTGCATAAAAGGAATGTTTGCATTTGAATATCAAGATTCAAAAGGTAATTGGCTTATTTCAAAAATTGCAAAAGATACAGGAACAAGTCGAACAACTGTATATAAATATTTAAAGGAAATAAAATGA